A genomic stretch from Falco naumanni isolate bFalNau1 chromosome 4, bFalNau1.pat, whole genome shotgun sequence includes:
- the ST8SIA6 gene encoding alpha-2,8-sialyltransferase 8F isoform X2, whose product MSYEVDSKKTILITEDIFKMLPVSSPLSVYPFKTCAVVGNGGILKNSSCGAEIDRSDFVFRCNLPPTTGSISKDVGNKTNLVTVNPSIIAQKYNKLNEKKTEFLENIAVYGDAFLLLPAFSFRSNTATSFKVYHTLQEFKATQRAIFFHPTYLKSLAQFWRTKGVKAYRLSSGFMITSAALELCENVKLYGFWPFSKSTEKMPISHHYYDNQLPKPGFHAMPKEYNQILQLHGKGILKLQFGKCESD is encoded by the exons ATGAGTTATGAAGTGGACAGTAAAAAGACCATCCTCATTACAGAGGACATTTTTAAGATGCTGCCTGTG tcCTCTCCTCTTTCGGTCTATCCCTTCAAGACCTGTGCCGTGGTTGGAAATGGAGGCATTCTGAAAAATTCCAGCTGTGGAGCTGAAATAGATCGTTCTGACTTTGTGTTTAG GTGTAACCTCCCTCCAACCACAGGAAGCATTAGCAAAGATGTTGGCAATAAAACAAACCTTGTGACTGTTAATCCGAGTATCATTGCTCAGAA ATACAACAAACTAAATGAAAAGAAGACAGAATTTCTAGAGAACATTGCAGTCTATGGAGATGCTTTCCTTTTATTGCCAGCGTTTTCCTTCAGAAGCAACACAGCCACTTCTTTTAAAGTATATCACACTCTGCAAGAGTTCAAAGCAACCCAAAGGGCAATATTTTTTCACCCCACTTATCTGAAAAGTCTTGCCCAGTTCTGGAGAACTAAGGGTGTGAAAGCCTACAGATTGTCATCTGGTTTTATGATCACTAGTGCTGCTCTTGAGCTGTGTGAGAATGTGAAGCTCTATGGCTTCTGGCCTTTCTCAAAATCCACAGAGAAGATGCCAATCAGCCACCACTATTACGACAACCAGCTGCCTAAACCAGGTTTCCATGCAATGCCCAAAGAATACAACCAGATCCTTCAGCTTCATGGCAAAGGCATTTTGAAGTTGCAGTTTGGTAAATGTGAATCAGACTGA